One genomic segment of Desulfomicrobium sp. ZS1 includes these proteins:
- a CDS encoding SIS domain-containing protein produces MYSVGPYRDTALNILVQEADALVDLAHSLDASFDSVIDALLRIPGRIAVTGMGKSGHVARKVAATLSSTGSPAFFIHPAEASHGDLGMLTARDAVIVYSNSGETTEIGDILLFASRHGIPIIGVTKNCRSYLGRHADYCLQLPEFAEACPLGCAPTTSTTLMMALGDAIALSLLQARGFSAEDFHGCHPGGKLGRKLMQVKDIMHGESMLPLADVDTPMAETLCIMTGKGFGCAGIIKNGSLVGIVTDGDLRRHMGPDLLSLRTVDVMTIAPLTVAGDVLAAKALNLMQSKSITSLFVTDGDIPIGIIHIHDCLRAGVQ; encoded by the coding sequence ATGTACTCAGTAGGTCCATATCGCGACACTGCTTTGAATATTCTTGTGCAAGAAGCCGATGCGTTGGTAGATCTCGCTCATAGTCTTGATGCCTCCTTCGACTCTGTTATTGACGCCCTACTCCGCATTCCAGGCCGTATTGCTGTAACAGGGATGGGGAAAAGCGGACACGTGGCAAGGAAAGTTGCCGCAACATTGTCATCCACTGGCTCTCCGGCCTTTTTCATTCATCCAGCCGAGGCCAGCCATGGCGACTTGGGAATGCTAACTGCGCGAGATGCAGTTATTGTTTACTCTAATTCCGGAGAAACAACTGAGATTGGCGACATCCTTTTATTCGCCTCGCGACACGGCATCCCAATTATAGGCGTGACCAAAAATTGCAGGAGTTATCTGGGACGTCATGCAGATTACTGCCTACAATTGCCTGAATTTGCGGAAGCGTGTCCTCTGGGTTGCGCGCCGACAACTTCTACCACCCTGATGATGGCCTTAGGTGACGCCATTGCCTTGTCACTGCTGCAGGCCCGAGGTTTTTCCGCCGAAGACTTCCACGGCTGTCACCCTGGGGGCAAGCTCGGCAGAAAGCTCATGCAGGTCAAAGACATTATGCATGGGGAGAGCATGCTCCCTCTGGCAGACGTTGATACGCCCATGGCCGAGACCCTGTGCATCATGACCGGAAAAGGCTTTGGATGTGCGGGTATTATTAAAAACGGGAGCCTTGTCGGCATTGTCACCGATGGAGATTTGCGCCGTCACATGGGCCCAGATCTTCTAAGCTTGCGCACCGTCGATGTCATGACCATTGCCCCCCTTACTGTCGCGGGCGATGTCCTAGCGGCCAAAGCCCTCAATCTCATGCAGTCAAAATCCATCACCAGCCTTTTTGTCACCGATGGCGATATCCCGATCGGAATCATTCACATTCACGACTGTTTGCGGGCAGGAGTACAATGA
- the tnpB gene encoding IS66 family insertion sequence element accessory protein TnpB (TnpB, as the term is used for proteins encoded by IS66 family insertion elements, is considered an accessory protein, since TnpC, encoded by a neighboring gene, is a DDE family transposase.), producing MLRMPATKVYLAPGVTDMRAGIGRLSMTVQGLLALDPFSGHLFVFCNRKRNALKVLYWDRNGFCLWFKRLEKHRFCWPEHVSEVMNITPQQLGWLLDGLTLTPQRAPLIDVVTNPSYILPS from the coding sequence ATGCTGAGAATGCCCGCGACAAAGGTCTATCTTGCCCCTGGAGTTACGGACATGCGGGCCGGTATCGGCAGGCTGAGCATGACGGTTCAGGGCCTCTTGGCCCTAGACCCTTTCTCCGGCCACCTTTTCGTCTTCTGCAACCGCAAGCGTAATGCGCTCAAGGTTCTGTATTGGGACCGCAACGGATTCTGCCTCTGGTTCAAACGTCTTGAGAAGCATCGCTTTTGCTGGCCAGAGCACGTGTCCGAGGTCATGAACATCACCCCTCAACAGCTCGGCTGGCTCCTTGATGGACTCACGCTCACGCCGCAAAGAGCACCTCTCATTGATGTAGTGACAAACCCGTCATACATTCTTCCCTCCTGA
- a CDS encoding CHAP domain-containing protein, producing MKTFIVISFLFLSFLISFLFVENVYAFDSLTKKIQKELEVNPYLKKEGVKLRVSDEESGYVTIEMYEGPRRMRMLINNGANIYLLQASFVEGPEIKKAAQAVVSALNYVVKIEGVKDAMLVAAVNTPSDIAEDDAQEKQIQEQERIEQEAYIKQQKEIQQRKELETLAIQKQKEKALNVHSKIISDSASIAISEGDLGWPIGTYNGVKAFSNGDCTGTLKGTCGSNWKIEAPYQCVDLVKRFYSKNYPRTKSEINTEWGFAKEFWDKLEHKTLVRHIYTEEGVKFEKLPKSGDMIFFNTFTYVNKGKITFKEGHVAIVASVNDFAEEIRVFQQNIDRNSAWGSLKISKDKSTELVHIESLNDKNNTTVLGWFSPINGCYDEYFVLNPGETKCGYNISKDGWLTINDNKIKTRIDGGDINDGTGKFIPAQIERLIIYPKSPNGEYLLVEGRYPDYCIFYIISLSLSDGYETTAGKYGIRGTNISWSPDSKYVVTPYSSDGFSWLYLIRTEDGKSLGIFNESNTYGFVDFSEFKWIDNTTFEFPAFSCPDMPGFLDEKIDDNIRHNNCVQKSLINSSIYNYSVEE from the coding sequence ATGAAGACATTCATAGTAATATCCTTTTTATTTTTGAGCTTTTTGATTTCATTTTTATTTGTTGAAAATGTGTATGCTTTTGATAGTTTAACAAAAAAAATTCAAAAAGAGTTGGAAGTTAATCCGTATTTAAAGAAAGAAGGTGTGAAGCTGCGTGTTTCAGATGAAGAAAGCGGATATGTGACGATCGAAATGTATGAAGGACCAAGAAGGATGAGAATGCTCATAAACAACGGTGCTAACATCTATCTATTACAAGCGAGTTTTGTGGAGGGTCCAGAAATAAAAAAGGCCGCCCAAGCAGTAGTAAGTGCATTAAATTATGTAGTAAAAATCGAAGGGGTTAAAGATGCAATGTTAGTTGCTGCGGTTAACACGCCTTCTGATATAGCAGAAGATGATGCGCAGGAAAAACAAATTCAAGAACAGGAACGGATCGAACAAGAAGCATATATAAAGCAACAGAAAGAGATACAACAAAGAAAAGAGCTGGAGACATTAGCAATTCAAAAGCAAAAAGAGAAGGCGCTAAATGTTCATAGCAAAATTATATCAGATTCAGCTTCAATAGCTATATCTGAAGGAGATTTAGGATGGCCAATAGGAACATATAATGGAGTCAAAGCTTTTTCAAATGGGGATTGCACTGGTACTTTAAAAGGAACTTGCGGATCAAATTGGAAAATTGAAGCACCTTATCAATGTGTTGATCTTGTAAAAAGATTTTATTCAAAAAACTATCCTAGAACAAAATCTGAAATAAATACGGAATGGGGGTTTGCTAAAGAATTTTGGGACAAATTAGAACATAAAACACTTGTTAGACATATTTATACGGAAGAAGGAGTAAAGTTTGAAAAGCTACCTAAATCAGGAGATATGATTTTTTTTAATACATTTACTTATGTAAATAAAGGAAAAATAACTTTTAAAGAAGGACATGTCGCAATTGTTGCTTCTGTTAATGATTTTGCTGAAGAGATTAGAGTATTTCAACAAAACATTGATAGAAATAGTGCATGGGGTTCTTTAAAAATTTCAAAAGATAAATCAACTGAATTAGTACATATAGAATCTTTAAATGATAAAAATAATACCACAGTATTGGGGTGGTTTTCTCCTATCAATGGATGTTATGATGAATATTTTGTTCTTAATCCAGGAGAGACAAAATGTGGTTATAATATTTCTAAAGATGGATGGTTGACTATAAATGATAATAAAATCAAAACAAGAATTGATGGTGGAGATATTAACGATGGTACTGGAAAATTCATACCTGCACAAATTGAAAGACTTATAATTTATCCTAAATCCCCTAATGGTGAATATCTTTTAGTAGAAGGTAGGTATCCAGATTACTGTATTTTTTACATTATATCTTTATCATTAAGTGATGGTTATGAGACTACAGCAGGAAAATATGGAATAAGAGGAACTAATATTTCATGGTCTCCTGATTCAAAATATGTAGTAACTCCATATTCTAGTGATGGGTTTAGTTGGCTTTATTTAATTAGAACTGAAGATGGAAAAAGTTTAGGAATATTCAATGAATCAAATACTTATGGTTTTGTAGATTTTAGCGAGTTCAAATGGATAGATAATACAACATTTGAATTTCCAGCTTTTTCATGTCCAGATATGCCAGGATTTTTGGATGAAAAAATAGATGACAATATTCGTCATAATAATTGTGTTCAAAAATCATTAATTAACTCTTCTATATATAATTACTCTGTTGAAGAATAA
- a CDS encoding BRO family protein, whose product MPKIEGELWFVAKDVCDVLDITNVTQAIKSLGPSGNSVGSVFKLTSGTDRAHRRKNRSPS is encoded by the coding sequence TTGCCGAAAATCGAAGGTGAACTGTGGTTTGTGGCAAAGGATGTTTGCGATGTGTTGGATATTACGAATGTTACTCAAGCTATTAAAAGTCTTGGTCCTTCCGGAAACTCTGTGGGTAGCGTGTTCAAACTGACCTCGGGTACAGATCGAGCCCACCGCAGAAAAAATAGATCGCCGTCTTGA
- a CDS encoding transposase, which produces MKRVGQLLSRHLENILTFCRHRITNGVAEELNSKIMSIKRKACGYSNKDNFKTAIYFFCGGLDLYPRSV; this is translated from the coding sequence ATGAAGCGGGTGGGACAGTTACTTTCGCGGCATCTTGAAAATATCCTGACTTTCTGCCGCCACCGGATCACCAACGGCGTCGCTGAAGAATTGAACAGCAAGATCATGAGCATCAAGCGAAAGGCGTGTGGGTACAGCAACAAGGATAATTTCAAGACGGCGATCTATTTTTTCTGCGGTGGGCTCGATCTGTACCCGAGGTCAGTTTGA
- a CDS encoding transposase, with translation MTIVCDLMRSTVEHVSEERKKSSLEEYYRRLSPGQLDSIRAIAMDMWEPYFTVTMAHVPDAGAKIVHDRFHVMKHVNEAVDKVRKQEHKALMAQSDKTLKGTKYLWLFRPENLPAKHQPTFDVLKTSTLKVAKAWAMKENLQSLWGYMSPGWGRRFFKRWIK, from the coding sequence ATGACCATCGTCTGCGACCTTATGCGCAGCACTGTCGAGCATGTTTCCGAAGAGCGGAAGAAGAGCAGCCTGGAAGAATACTACCGCAGACTCTCACCCGGCCAACTGGATTCCATACGGGCCATCGCAATGGATATGTGGGAGCCATATTTCACGGTGACCATGGCGCATGTGCCGGATGCCGGAGCCAAAATCGTCCACGACAGATTTCATGTCATGAAACACGTGAACGAAGCCGTGGATAAAGTGCGCAAGCAAGAACATAAGGCCCTGATGGCTCAGAGCGACAAAACCCTCAAAGGGACCAAGTACCTTTGGCTGTTTCGGCCCGAGAACTTGCCTGCCAAGCATCAGCCGACATTCGACGTCCTCAAGACCAGCACTCTCAAGGTGGCCAAAGCGTGGGCCATGAAAGAGAACTTGCAGTCATTGTGGGGCTATATGTCTCCTGGATGGGGACGTAGATTCTTCAAACGTTGGATAAAATGA
- a CDS encoding helix-turn-helix domain-containing protein: protein MLVPWAEPRSRFTLLMERWIIRCAHVVRDSGWLSALAETHMG from the coding sequence GTGCTTGTACCCTGGGCTGAGCCACGGTCTCGCTTCACATTGCTCATGGAGCGCTGGATCATAAGATGTGCTCACGTAGTGCGCGACAGTGGATGGCTCTCGGCGCTTGCTGAAACTCACATGGGATGA
- a CDS encoding transposase family protein yields the protein MTWLGVFSRRTPMRDTELYAQILGVKAPWFVDKVELKVSENSVDIWLDHGPGERWPCPECGKLLPCRDHVGERVWRHLDTCQFKTLLHARVPRVECPEHGVH from the coding sequence ATGACTTGGTTAGGAGTCTTCTCACGGAGGACGCCTATGAGAGACACCGAACTTTACGCGCAGATTCTTGGAGTCAAAGCCCCTTGGTTTGTTGATAAGGTTGAGCTTAAAGTATCCGAGAATAGTGTTGATATTTGGCTAGACCATGGCCCTGGCGAGCGTTGGCCATGTCCAGAGTGCGGCAAGCTTCTGCCCTGCCGGGACCATGTAGGCGAGCGAGTCTGGCGTCACCTGGATACATGTCAATTCAAGACGTTACTTCATGCCCGAGTTCCGCGAGTGGAATGCCCGGAACATGGAGTGCACTAG
- a CDS encoding hemolysin family protein, which yields MNIALLAALIILNGVFAMSEIALVTARKSRLQRLAEDGDKSAVVAMRLAEDPTQFLSTVQIGITVIGIMNGIVGESALADPLAGMLNQLGLAEKTSSITATTLVVVVITYFSIVVGELVPKRIGQFHAEGIATFMAKPISVLAAMSRPFVFLLSVSTDGLLRLLGKKELNSANLTEEDIHSMLAEGSQVGLIEKQEHEIMRNVFRLDDRQIASLMTPRSEIIYLDIDKPLESSLGNLMNSDHSRYPVCHGGLHNTVGIITAKRLLKQRIQGESSNIQDYLQPAIFVPETLTGIKLLKQFRESGVQMVFVIDEYGEILGLITLQDVLEALTGEFKTRDPEDVWGVQREDGSWLLDGLIPIPELKDRLNLKFVPEEHKGRYNTLSGMMMWLVGSVPRTSDVVEWEGWRLEVVDLDGNRPDKILASRLDDVHEKKIMPTSTSNS from the coding sequence ATGAATATTGCGCTATTAGCAGCTCTCATCATACTCAACGGCGTATTCGCCATGTCCGAGATAGCCCTTGTGACGGCACGTAAAAGCCGCCTTCAACGACTGGCTGAAGATGGCGACAAGTCTGCGGTTGTCGCCATGCGCCTGGCGGAAGATCCCACGCAGTTTCTTTCCACTGTCCAAATCGGGATCACCGTCATAGGTATCATGAACGGCATCGTGGGTGAATCCGCGCTGGCCGACCCTCTCGCCGGCATGCTCAACCAACTTGGTCTTGCTGAAAAAACCAGCTCAATAACTGCAACCACTCTTGTTGTCGTGGTCATCACATACTTTTCCATTGTTGTTGGCGAATTGGTGCCAAAAAGAATTGGCCAGTTTCATGCGGAAGGCATCGCAACATTCATGGCCAAACCGATCTCGGTGCTGGCCGCCATGTCACGCCCGTTTGTCTTTCTGCTCTCCGTTTCCACTGACGGTCTGCTACGACTCCTTGGAAAAAAAGAATTGAACAGTGCCAACCTCACGGAAGAAGATATCCACTCCATGCTGGCCGAAGGATCGCAGGTCGGACTGATCGAAAAGCAAGAGCATGAAATAATGCGCAATGTATTCCGTCTGGACGATCGTCAAATCGCTTCACTGATGACGCCACGCAGCGAGATCATCTATCTCGATATAGACAAGCCACTGGAAAGCAGTCTGGGAAACCTGATGAACTCGGACCATTCCAGGTATCCTGTCTGCCATGGTGGATTGCACAATACTGTTGGAATTATCACTGCGAAACGATTGCTCAAACAACGAATACAAGGCGAATCAAGCAACATCCAAGATTACCTGCAACCCGCTATTTTTGTGCCGGAAACCCTTACAGGAATAAAATTGCTGAAGCAATTCCGCGAATCCGGCGTTCAAATGGTTTTTGTTATAGACGAATATGGAGAAATATTGGGTCTCATCACACTGCAAGATGTTCTTGAAGCGCTCACCGGCGAGTTCAAAACACGCGATCCCGAAGACGTTTGGGGCGTACAGCGCGAAGACGGCTCTTGGCTTCTTGATGGTCTCATTCCTATCCCGGAACTCAAGGATCGACTCAATTTAAAATTCGTTCCCGAAGAGCACAAAGGACGGTACAACACATTGAGCGGCATGATGATGTGGCTTGTCGGCAGCGTTCCTCGCACGAGTGATGTGGTCGAGTGGGAAGGATGGAGGCTTGAAGTCGTTGACCTTGATGGCAACCGGCCCGATAAAATTCTAGCGAGCAGGCTGGATGACGTACACGAGAAAAAAATCATGCCCACATCAACATCGAATAGCTGA
- a CDS encoding universal stress protein: protein MTNEKRILACVDQSQYAEHVVEYASWAARRMSAPLELLHIIDRNPMVATGSDHSGAIGFDAQETLMNELVDQDEARSKDARERGRIFLNRLREQAIAAGVKSPDMRLRAGLLEDTLMEQEKNVRLFVLGRRGESAETTQRDLGRNLESVVRALRKPILTVTASFTEPHRVMIAFDGGIVTRKGVEMVAASPLFQGLPIHLVMSGKGGQNAPKQLEWAKTTLDSAGFEVTDAFIPGDAESIIAQYVRDQEIDMLIMGAYSHSPLRNLFFGSKTSDLLRSAKIPTLLMR, encoded by the coding sequence ATGACCAATGAAAAAAGGATATTGGCCTGCGTCGATCAATCGCAATACGCCGAGCATGTGGTCGAATACGCATCCTGGGCCGCAAGACGCATGTCGGCCCCGCTGGAGTTGTTGCACATCATCGACCGCAACCCGATGGTGGCGACAGGCAGCGACCACAGCGGAGCCATCGGCTTTGATGCGCAGGAAACGCTCATGAACGAGCTTGTGGACCAGGATGAGGCCCGCAGCAAGGACGCCCGCGAACGAGGCCGCATCTTCCTCAACCGCTTGCGCGAGCAGGCCATTGCGGCCGGGGTGAAATCTCCCGATATGCGCCTGCGCGCCGGACTCCTGGAAGACACCTTAATGGAGCAGGAAAAGAACGTGCGCCTTTTCGTGCTCGGTCGTCGCGGCGAATCAGCCGAAACCACCCAGCGTGACCTGGGACGAAATCTGGAGAGCGTGGTCCGCGCCCTGCGCAAACCCATTCTGACCGTCACCGCGAGTTTCACTGAACCGCACCGGGTCATGATCGCTTTCGACGGCGGAATAGTGACCCGAAAGGGCGTGGAGATGGTCGCGGCCAGCCCCCTGTTTCAGGGCCTGCCGATCCATCTGGTGATGTCCGGCAAGGGCGGTCAAAATGCGCCCAAACAGCTTGAATGGGCCAAGACGACACTGGATTCGGCAGGATTCGAGGTGACCGACGCTTTTATCCCCGGCGATGCGGAGAGCATCATCGCCCAATACGTGCGTGATCAGGAAATCGATATGCTGATCATGGGTGCCTACAGCCATTCCCCACTGCGCAACCTGTTCTTCGGGAGCAAGACATCAGACCTGCTGCGCTCCGCAAAAATTCCGACCCTGCTTATGCGTTAG
- a CDS encoding SulP family inorganic anion transporter yields the protein MKSLHLDWLSNIQKDLLAGIVVALALIPEAIAFSIIAGVDPKVGLYASFCIAAVIAFTGGRPGMISAATGAMALLMVTLVKEHGLQYLLAATILTGVLQILAGTFRLGVLMRFVSRSVITGFVNALAILIFMAQLPELIGVNPVVYPMVAAGLAIIYLFPYLTKAVPSPLVAIVVLTAASIALGLDIRTVGDMGQLPDSLPVFLLPEVPLNWNTLRIILPVSATLAVVGLLESLMTASIVDDLTDSGSNKNRECVGQGIANIASGFLGGMAGCAMIGQSVINIKSGGRGRLSTLAAGVFLLLMVVFIGDWVAMIPMAALVAVMIMVAIGTFNWASIRNLKEHPKSSSTVMLATVVVVVATHDLAKGVLVGVLLSGFFFAHKVGMLLHVGWKSEDEGRMRAYRVVGQVFFASSGRFIGSFDFKEVIEKVRIDVSRAHFWDITAVNALDKVVLKFRREGTEVEVVGLNKASATLIDRFALHDKPDAIEQMMGH from the coding sequence ATGAAATCTTTACACTTGGATTGGCTTTCCAATATTCAAAAAGACCTGCTCGCGGGCATCGTGGTTGCGCTGGCGCTCATCCCGGAGGCCATCGCATTTTCGATCATCGCCGGCGTGGACCCCAAAGTCGGCCTTTATGCCTCGTTCTGCATCGCCGCAGTCATTGCCTTCACCGGCGGACGACCCGGGATGATCTCGGCTGCCACGGGCGCGATGGCGCTTTTGATGGTCACCCTGGTCAAGGAGCATGGTCTCCAATATCTCCTGGCCGCGACGATATTGACAGGAGTGCTGCAAATACTCGCCGGTACGTTTCGCCTGGGAGTACTGATGCGCTTCGTGTCGCGCTCGGTCATCACCGGCTTTGTCAACGCCCTGGCTATCCTCATCTTCATGGCCCAGCTGCCGGAACTGATCGGCGTGAACCCGGTGGTCTACCCCATGGTGGCCGCCGGTCTGGCCATCATCTATCTTTTTCCGTACCTGACCAAAGCAGTGCCTTCGCCACTCGTAGCCATCGTCGTCTTGACGGCGGCCTCCATTGCCCTTGGCCTTGATATCCGAACCGTCGGCGACATGGGGCAACTGCCGGACAGCCTGCCGGTCTTTCTGCTGCCCGAAGTGCCCTTGAACTGGAACACCCTGCGCATCATCCTGCCCGTGTCCGCCACGCTGGCGGTCGTCGGCCTGCTTGAATCCCTGATGACGGCCTCCATCGTCGATGATCTTACCGACTCAGGCAGCAACAAGAATCGCGAATGCGTCGGCCAGGGCATCGCCAACATCGCTTCGGGATTTCTCGGCGGCATGGCCGGTTGCGCCATGATCGGCCAGTCGGTGATCAACATCAAGTCGGGCGGCCGGGGACGACTCTCAACCCTCGCGGCCGGGGTGTTCCTGCTGCTGATGGTGGTCTTCATCGGCGACTGGGTGGCCATGATCCCCATGGCTGCGCTGGTCGCGGTCATGATCATGGTCGCCATCGGCACATTCAACTGGGCTTCGATTCGCAACCTGAAAGAACATCCGAAAAGCTCCAGCACAGTCATGCTCGCGACGGTGGTTGTGGTGGTCGCCACCCATGACCTCGCCAAAGGGGTGCTCGTCGGGGTGCTGCTGTCCGGCTTCTTTTTCGCCCACAAGGTCGGGATGCTGCTGCATGTCGGGTGGAAGTCGGAAGACGAAGGCCGGATGCGTGCTTACCGCGTGGTCGGACAGGTGTTTTTTGCTTCGTCGGGACGCTTCATCGGCTCTTTCGACTTCAAGGAAGTCATCGAAAAGGTGCGTATCGATGTCAGTCGCGCGCACTTCTGGGACATCACCGCCGTCAATGCCCTGGACAAGGTCGTTCTCAAGTTCCGCCGCGAGGGTACCGAGGTGGAGGTCGTCGGTCTCAACAAAGCCAGCGCCACGCTGATCGATCGTTTTGCGCTGCACGACAAGCCGGATGCCATCGAACAGATGATGGGCCATTAA